A region from the Nematostella vectensis chromosome 13, jaNemVect1.1, whole genome shotgun sequence genome encodes:
- the LOC5518018 gene encoding protein FAN isoform X3, protein MKSKMADLSFQSSSGLETHSHNTELRERFSLLLLEPGEIYFEDFSAFYYPCDVPEDEAIKRKQRGRLKMCSKSILFDPNDTSLPILKFPLRECLKIAQWNGPLLSRIDSKGDVLVIESKQVIMMKESNVVAPYTFHRGKKKYLFSFHFAALGFVLPQLEQLHRASTLSPADQLVMINTIVQSRQARVSFNTSRLEDLYEKIVMETTAKRITPLVCNPGRVMLTSSRLYFQPFNNADPCPVVKCKLSQISRVVKRRYLLRHVGIEIFSKDSSQMYLVLNSQSDRDQFYRELLKQPDVNLDDTEQENMTLKWQNGAITNFDYLMYLNSSSDRSFNDLTQYPVFPWVIADYTSSQLDLRDPLTFRDLAKPIGALNPNRLNQLKERCRDMTEPKFLYGSHYSTPGYVLYYLVRVAPEFMLCLQGGKFDQPDRLFNSIQETWENVLTGHADVKELIPEFYQSSGEFLVNCQNLPLGMKQDKSNVGDVELPAWATDCEDFIRKNREALECPYVSERLNHWIDLIFGYKQRGEEAWEADNVFYYLTYEGAVDLDSITDPNERASLESQILEFGQTPKQLFTSPHPQRLVSATPTMGASPSPLVHSVVNGTSEQHSARENHETIPVVHVNVDFEGSQLSNDAMAPWTRMESLDKSSAHKLHKEKSMQAEVNVNIVNTRITRHRSTVTAVRLSRDCRHVFSVSQDTQLKMYSIEEKQQVRGINLSSMPLSSCAIMPDAKTIVVGSWDNKIYIYSVEYGRVLDTTTGHDDAISCLCWNDGILVTASWDSTVKVWKFMPAPEGRKPAPPSILAELDHDTEVNSVDLDPTNTLVVTGTMDGNVLLWNIDQQAIISNHSVHRETVHCVLFSPDGQRIFSCGADHFMRVIDVHTGTEVFCKDVGEEIRCAVWDGQMVLAGGESGDLQVWDLFHVQQITKIKAHQGAIRCIDVSGDGCTVVTGGEDGQVILWKIKV, encoded by the exons TTTCCTTTAAGAGAGTGCCTGAAAATAGCTCAGTGGAATGGGCCACTGTTATCACG AATTGATAGTAAGGGAGATGTCCTGGTCATAGAATCCAAACAAGTCATCATGATGAAGGAAAGCAATGTAGTAGCTCCATATACCTTCCATAGA ggaaagaagaaatatCTATTTTCATTCCATTTTGCAGCATTAGGCTTTGTTCTTCCACAACTTGAACAG CTACATCGAGCTTCCACATTATCACCAGCAGATCAACTTGTAATG ATAAATACAATAGTCCAGTCAAGACAAGCCAGAGTCAGTTTCAATACTAGTAG ATTAGAAGATTTATACGAAAAAATAGTTATGGAGACcacag CAAAGAGAATCACCCCACTTGTATGTAACCCTGGCCGTGTCATGCTCACCTCATCTAGACTGTACTTCCAGCCATTCAATAATGCCGACCCA TGTCCAGTGGTCAAGTGTAAATTATCACAAATAAGCCGAGTCGTCAAGAGAAGATACCTATTACGGCACGTG GGAATAGAAATTTTCTCAAAGGACAGCTCCCAGATGTACCTTGTGTTAAACTCACAAAGCGACAGAGATCAGTTTTATCGAGAGCTCCTAAAACAACCAG atgtCAATTTAGATGATACAGAGCAAGAGAATATGACGCTTAAATGGCAAAATGGTGCAATAACGAATTTCGATTATTTGATGTATTTAAATAG TTCGTCAGATCGCAGTTTTAATGACCTGACACAGTATCCCGTATTCCCGTGGGTAATAGCAGACTACACAAGCTCTCAGCTGGACCTCAGGGACCCACTTACATTTCGAGACCTCGCTAAGCCCATAGGAGCACTTAACCCGAACCGCCTGAACCAGCTAAAG GAGCGTTGTAGAGATATGACAGAGCCCAAATTCCTATACGGCTCCCACTATTCTACGCCTGGATATGTGCTGTACTATTTAGTCCGAGTCG CCCCTGAGTTCATGCTTTGCTTACAAGGCGGGAAGTTCGATCAGCCCGATAGATTGTTTAACAG TATCCAGGAGACCTGGGAAAACGTGTTGACAGGACACGCGGACGTCAAAGAG CTTATTCCAGAGTTCTACCAGTCGTCCGGAGAGTTCTTGGTGAATTGCCAAAACCTACCTCTTGGCATGAAGCAAGATAAAAGTAATGTCGGCGACGTGGAGCTTCCAGCCTGGGCTACAG ATTGCGAGGATTTCATTCGTAAAAACCGCGAGGCGCTTGAGTGTCCATATGTGTCTGAGCGGCTGAACCACTGGATTGACCTGATCTTTGGCTACAAGCAGCGTGGCGAGGAGGCCTGGGAGGCAGATAATG TATTTTACTATCTTACTTATGAAGGGGCAGTCGATTTAGACAG TATAACAGACCCTAATGAGCGAGCATCGCTAGAGTCTCAGATCCTGGAATTCGGTCAGACGCCCAAGCAGCTCTTCACAAGTCCGCACCCACAAAGACTG GTATCAGCAACTCCTACAATGGGAGCGAGTCCGTCACCTCTTGTTCACAGTGTCGTAAACGGGACTTCAGAGCAGCACAGCGCACGGGAGAACCACGAGACAATACCCGTGGTCCACGTCAACG TTGATTTTGAGGGCAGCCAGCTTAGTAATGACGCGATGGCGCCCTGGACCCGCATGGAGAGCTTGGACAAGTCCTCCGCACACAAGCTTCACAAGGA GAAATCTATGCAAGCTGAAGTCAATGTAAACATTGTCAACACTCGCATCACGCGCCACCGAAG CACGGTGACTGCCGTTCGTTTGTCTAGGGACTGTAGACACGTCTTCTCTGTCTCTCAAG ACACACAACTCAAGATGTACTCTATCGAGGAGAAGCAGCAAGTGCGTGGTATCAACCTGTCATCCATG CCCCTGTCGTCCTGTGCCATCATGCCAGATGCAAAGACTATCGTCGTGGGGTCATGGGACAATAAAAT CTATATCTACTCGGTTGAGTATGGCCGAGTCCTGGACACGACCACAGGACACGATGATGCTA TCTCGTGTCTATGCTGGAATGATGGTATCCTTGTGACGGCTTCCTGGGACTCAACGGTCAAG GTTTGGAAGTTCATGCCGGCGCCTGAGGGTAGAAAACCCGCACCTCCCTCTATCCTG GCGGAGCTGGACCACGATACAGAG GTGAACTCCGTGGATCTAGATCCTACCAACACTCTTGTTGTTACTGGGACTATGGATG GGAATGTTTTGCTGTGGAATATCGACCAGCAGGCAATTATCAGCAATCATTCAG TCCACAGAGAGACTGTCCACTGCGTGCTTTTTAGCCCAG ACGGTCAGCGGATATTCTCGTGTGGCGCGGATCACTTCATGCGGGTCATTGATGTACATACGGGGACTGAGGTTTTTTGTAAAGACGTTGGAGAGGAGATCAG GTGCGCTGTGTGGGATGGTCAGATGGTACTGGCTGGAGGCGAGTCGGGCGATCTCCAGGTTTGGGATTTGTTCCATGTGCAGCAAATTACCAAGATAAAAGCACACCAAG GTGCCATCCGTTGTATCGACGTATCTGGTGATGGGTGCACCGTAGTGACAGGCGGGGAGGACGGACAAGTCATCCTGTGGAAAATAAAAGTGTAG
- the LOC5518018 gene encoding protein FAN isoform X4, producing MRPLKGEIYFEDFSAFYYPCDVPEDEAIKRKQRGRLKMCSKSILFDPNDTSLPILKFPLRECLKIAQWNGPLLSRIDSKGDVLVIESKQVIMMKESNVVAPYTFHRGKKKYLFSFHFAALGFVLPQLEQLHRASTLSPADQLVMINTIVQSRQARVSFNTSRLEDLYEKIVMETTAKRITPLVCNPGRVMLTSSRLYFQPFNNADPCPVVKCKLSQISRVVKRRYLLRHVGIEIFSKDSSQMYLVLNSQSDRDQFYRELLKQPDVNLDDTEQENMTLKWQNGAITNFDYLMYLNSSSDRSFNDLTQYPVFPWVIADYTSSQLDLRDPLTFRDLAKPIGALNPNRLNQLKERCRDMTEPKFLYGSHYSTPGYVLYYLVRVAPEFMLCLQGGKFDQPDRLFNSIQETWENVLTGHADVKELIPEFYQSSGEFLVNCQNLPLGMKQDKSNVGDVELPAWATDCEDFIRKNREALECPYVSERLNHWIDLIFGYKQRGEEAWEADNVFYYLTYEGAVDLDSITDPNERASLESQILEFGQTPKQLFTSPHPQRLVSATPTMGASPSPLVHSVVNGTSEQHSARENHETIPVVHVNVDFEGSQLSNDAMAPWTRMESLDKSSAHKLHKEKSMQAEVNVNIVNTRITRHRSTVTAVRLSRDCRHVFSVSQDTQLKMYSIEEKQQVRGINLSSMPLSSCAIMPDAKTIVVGSWDNKIYIYSVEYGRVLDTTTGHDDAISCLCWNDGILVTASWDSTVKVWKFMPAPEGRKPAPPSILAELDHDTEVNSVDLDPTNTLVVTGTMDGNVLLWNIDQQAIISNHSVHRETVHCVLFSPDGQRIFSCGADHFMRVIDVHTGTEVFCKDVGEEIRCAVWDGQMVLAGGESGDLQVWDLFHVQQITKIKAHQGAIRCIDVSGDGCTVVTGGEDGQVILWKIKV from the exons TTTCCTTTAAGAGAGTGCCTGAAAATAGCTCAGTGGAATGGGCCACTGTTATCACG AATTGATAGTAAGGGAGATGTCCTGGTCATAGAATCCAAACAAGTCATCATGATGAAGGAAAGCAATGTAGTAGCTCCATATACCTTCCATAGA ggaaagaagaaatatCTATTTTCATTCCATTTTGCAGCATTAGGCTTTGTTCTTCCACAACTTGAACAG CTACATCGAGCTTCCACATTATCACCAGCAGATCAACTTGTAATG ATAAATACAATAGTCCAGTCAAGACAAGCCAGAGTCAGTTTCAATACTAGTAG ATTAGAAGATTTATACGAAAAAATAGTTATGGAGACcacag CAAAGAGAATCACCCCACTTGTATGTAACCCTGGCCGTGTCATGCTCACCTCATCTAGACTGTACTTCCAGCCATTCAATAATGCCGACCCA TGTCCAGTGGTCAAGTGTAAATTATCACAAATAAGCCGAGTCGTCAAGAGAAGATACCTATTACGGCACGTG GGAATAGAAATTTTCTCAAAGGACAGCTCCCAGATGTACCTTGTGTTAAACTCACAAAGCGACAGAGATCAGTTTTATCGAGAGCTCCTAAAACAACCAG atgtCAATTTAGATGATACAGAGCAAGAGAATATGACGCTTAAATGGCAAAATGGTGCAATAACGAATTTCGATTATTTGATGTATTTAAATAG TTCGTCAGATCGCAGTTTTAATGACCTGACACAGTATCCCGTATTCCCGTGGGTAATAGCAGACTACACAAGCTCTCAGCTGGACCTCAGGGACCCACTTACATTTCGAGACCTCGCTAAGCCCATAGGAGCACTTAACCCGAACCGCCTGAACCAGCTAAAG GAGCGTTGTAGAGATATGACAGAGCCCAAATTCCTATACGGCTCCCACTATTCTACGCCTGGATATGTGCTGTACTATTTAGTCCGAGTCG CCCCTGAGTTCATGCTTTGCTTACAAGGCGGGAAGTTCGATCAGCCCGATAGATTGTTTAACAG TATCCAGGAGACCTGGGAAAACGTGTTGACAGGACACGCGGACGTCAAAGAG CTTATTCCAGAGTTCTACCAGTCGTCCGGAGAGTTCTTGGTGAATTGCCAAAACCTACCTCTTGGCATGAAGCAAGATAAAAGTAATGTCGGCGACGTGGAGCTTCCAGCCTGGGCTACAG ATTGCGAGGATTTCATTCGTAAAAACCGCGAGGCGCTTGAGTGTCCATATGTGTCTGAGCGGCTGAACCACTGGATTGACCTGATCTTTGGCTACAAGCAGCGTGGCGAGGAGGCCTGGGAGGCAGATAATG TATTTTACTATCTTACTTATGAAGGGGCAGTCGATTTAGACAG TATAACAGACCCTAATGAGCGAGCATCGCTAGAGTCTCAGATCCTGGAATTCGGTCAGACGCCCAAGCAGCTCTTCACAAGTCCGCACCCACAAAGACTG GTATCAGCAACTCCTACAATGGGAGCGAGTCCGTCACCTCTTGTTCACAGTGTCGTAAACGGGACTTCAGAGCAGCACAGCGCACGGGAGAACCACGAGACAATACCCGTGGTCCACGTCAACG TTGATTTTGAGGGCAGCCAGCTTAGTAATGACGCGATGGCGCCCTGGACCCGCATGGAGAGCTTGGACAAGTCCTCCGCACACAAGCTTCACAAGGA GAAATCTATGCAAGCTGAAGTCAATGTAAACATTGTCAACACTCGCATCACGCGCCACCGAAG CACGGTGACTGCCGTTCGTTTGTCTAGGGACTGTAGACACGTCTTCTCTGTCTCTCAAG ACACACAACTCAAGATGTACTCTATCGAGGAGAAGCAGCAAGTGCGTGGTATCAACCTGTCATCCATG CCCCTGTCGTCCTGTGCCATCATGCCAGATGCAAAGACTATCGTCGTGGGGTCATGGGACAATAAAAT CTATATCTACTCGGTTGAGTATGGCCGAGTCCTGGACACGACCACAGGACACGATGATGCTA TCTCGTGTCTATGCTGGAATGATGGTATCCTTGTGACGGCTTCCTGGGACTCAACGGTCAAG GTTTGGAAGTTCATGCCGGCGCCTGAGGGTAGAAAACCCGCACCTCCCTCTATCCTG GCGGAGCTGGACCACGATACAGAG GTGAACTCCGTGGATCTAGATCCTACCAACACTCTTGTTGTTACTGGGACTATGGATG GGAATGTTTTGCTGTGGAATATCGACCAGCAGGCAATTATCAGCAATCATTCAG TCCACAGAGAGACTGTCCACTGCGTGCTTTTTAGCCCAG ACGGTCAGCGGATATTCTCGTGTGGCGCGGATCACTTCATGCGGGTCATTGATGTACATACGGGGACTGAGGTTTTTTGTAAAGACGTTGGAGAGGAGATCAG GTGCGCTGTGTGGGATGGTCAGATGGTACTGGCTGGAGGCGAGTCGGGCGATCTCCAGGTTTGGGATTTGTTCCATGTGCAGCAAATTACCAAGATAAAAGCACACCAAG GTGCCATCCGTTGTATCGACGTATCTGGTGATGGGTGCACCGTAGTGACAGGCGGGGAGGACGGACAAGTCATCCTGTGGAAAATAAAAGTGTAG
- the LOC125559097 gene encoding uncharacterized protein LOC125559097, which produces METILVEKYAKQIVNLDFDQDALPVKCALGVQWCVESDLLGFRIALSDKPMTRRGILSTVSSVYDPLGLLAPYILPAKKLLQDLCKLNNLGWDDEIPSEYQSKWTKWRQGLPVIEKVTVDRCYKPRNFGQVVSKQVHIFSDPSTIGYASVAYLRMVNNKGEVHCSFLMGKARLTPATKTMTVPRLELTVATLSVRLGQLLKKELGDESGSIMYQTGSTTVLSYIANEQKRFKVYVANRIQVIRDSPNPAQWKFVQSKDNPADDGSRGMDAGTFSEEQRWLHGPDSLWKDEGDWPSQSKMPRQVSEDDPEVKQEVTSNVVGVEEPISTVVKLIEHFSTFPQNKIKQVKPSEDAKFAERHHHGEGPLAVRELEDAEIAVIKFVQAQAFPNEIEALSHAVRNQEDSQATQHKSVGVGKASSISRLDPFMANGMLRVGGRLRRADIPEESKYPVILPKKGHVTKLLIRLAHCQLGHAGRNHVIAHLRNRYWIIAVNAATRSVLHKCVTCRRIRSPVCEQKMADLPAPPFTHIGMDFFGPFSYLQGRKTMKSYGTPTRASRRHTVSPLAVDQCEKSDLVGASEELRKAVEEIKDEEIRSKLLK; this is translated from the exons ATGGAGACCATTCTTGTGGAAAAGTACGCTAAACAGATTGTGAATCTAGACTTTGATCAGGACGCCTTACCAGTTAAGTGCGCATTGGGAGTGCAATGGTGCGTTGAATCTGATCTACTTGGATTTCGTATCGCATTATCAGACAAACCAATGACAAGAAGAGGGATTTTGTCTACAGTTTCGTCCGTTTATGACCCTCTTGGACTTCTAGCACCTTATATTTTACCGGCGAAGAAGTTACTCCAAGACTTATGTAAGCTGAACAACCTCGGATGGGACGACGAGATTCCGAGTGAGTATCAGAGCAAGTGGACGAAATGGCGCCAAGGACTACCAGTGATCGAGAAAGTAACCGTGGATCGATGTTACAAGCCGCGCAACTTTGGTCAAGTAGTATCTAAGCAAGTACACATATTTTCTGACCCAAGCACTATTGGTTACGCCTCAGTAGCCTACTTACGTATGGTCAACAACAAAGGAGAAGTCCATTGCAGTTTCCTGATGGGAAAAGCGCGTCTTACCCCAGCGACCAAGACGATGACCGTTCCACGTTTGGAGTTGACAGTTGCAACCTTATCCGTGCGCTTGGGACAGCTACTAAAGAAAGAGCTAGGAGACGAATCCGGAAGTATTATGTACCAAACTGGCTCTACTACAGTACTGAGTTACATTGCTAATGAACAGAAGAGGTTCAAGGTATATGTCGCGAACAGAATTCAAGTAATCCGTGACTCACCTAACCCAGCGCAGTGGAAATTCGTACAGTCAAAGGACAATCCTGCAGATGATGGATCGCGTGGAATGGATGCAGGTACGTTTTCAGAAGAGCAACGCTGGCTACATGGGCCCGACTCTCTTTGGAAGGATGAAGGTGATTGGCCATCGCAATCTAAAATGCCAAGACAAGTGTCAGAAGACGATCCTGAAGTGAAACAAGAAGTTACAAGTAATGTGGTCGGTGTTGAGGAACCCATTTCCACTGTTGTCAAGCTTATCGAGCATTTTTCAA CTTTCCCTCAGAACAAGATTAAACAAGTGAAACCATCTGAAGACGCCAAATTTGCTGAGAGACATCACCATGGAGAAGGGCCACTTGCAGTCCGAGAGTTAGAAGACGCAGAAATAGCAGTCATCAAGTTCGTTCAAGCGCAAGCTTTCCCCAATGAGATAGAAGCTTTAAGCCATGCTGTGCGCAACCAGGAGGATTCACAGGCAACTCAGCACAAGTCCGTGGGAGTTGGCAAGGCAAGTTCAATCTCAAGACTAGATCCGTTCATGGCTAATGGGATGTTGCGTGTTGGTGGACGATTACGGAGAGCTGATATTCCAGAAGAAAGCAAGTATCCAGTCATCTTACCGAAGAAAGGTCATGTGACCAAGCTGCTGATTCGACTAGCGCACTGTCAGTTAGGACACGCAGGTCGCAATCATGTCATCGCCCATTTGCGCAATCGTTACTGGATAATTGCAGTCAACGCAGCCACCAGGAGTGTACTCCACAAATGCGTCACTTGTCGCCGTATTCGCTCGCCAGTCTGCGAACAGAAAATGGCCGATCTTCCTGCACCACCGTTTACGCACATTGGGATGGACTTCTTTGGCCCATTCAGTTACCTCCAAGGTCGCAAGACAATGAAGAGCTATGGA ACACCCACTCGTGCATCCAGGCGACACACCGTTTCACCGCTTGCAGTGGACCAGTGCGAGAAATCCGATCTTGTTGGCGCAAGCGAAGAATTGCGCAAAGCTGTCGAAGAAATTAAAGACGAAGAGATAAGAAGCAAGTTGCTTAAATAA